CACTATCAAAAACTGATTCAGCTTAGAAAAGACATTGATTTAATCACGTACGGCGATTATGAACTGATCCTTGAAGATCACAGCCAGCTGTTTGCTTATGTGCGAAACGGTGATGGAGAGAAGCTGCTGGTCATCAACAACTTCTATGAAATGGAAACAGTATTTACTTTGCCGGATCATATTGATGCAGAAGGATATAACAGTGAAATTCTTATCTCCAACTATCCTGATTCTGCGCAGACATTTAAAGAAGTAACATTGCGCCCGTTTGAGTCCGTCGTTTATCATCTTAAGAAGTAATGGTAAACTAATAGTGGTGGTTAAAGATGAAAACAAACAATAAATATTTGGCGATTTTTCAGGAGTTATCAGACAGGATTAAACAAGGACTTGTAAAAGTGAATGAAACCTTGCCTTCTGAAAACGAGCTCGCTGTGCAATATGAGACTTCAAGGGAAACGATTCGCAAGGCCCTTAATCTCCTTGCCCAAAATGGGTACATTCAAAAAGTTAAAGGTAAAGGATCAATTGTTCTCGATGTAACGAAAATGAGTTTCCCTGTTTCGGGTCTCGTTAGTTTCAAAGAGCTTTCGCAGAACTTAGGACGAACCTCTCAAACAACAGTTGAGAAATTCGGCCTCATCAAGCCAGGCGATTTTATCATGCAGCAGCTGAACCTCGGTGCCCGTGACGAAGTCTGGGAGGTTGTACGCTCAAGAAAAATTGATGGCGAGAACATCATCCTTGATAAGGATTATCTCAATCGCAGGCACATTCCTTTTTTAACAAAGGAAATATGCGAAGACTCAATCTACCGCTACATTGAAGAAGAATTGAAATTAAAGATCAGCTTTGCAAAAAAAGAAATTGTTGTGGAAGAGTGCACAGAGGAAGATTATCAGTATTTGGATTTAAAAAATTTCCAGCATATTGTCGTTGTGAAAAATCACGTTTATCTGGAAGATACAAGTCTGTTTCAGTACACAGTATCACGCCACAGACTTGATAAATTCAGATTTGTTGATTTTGCGAGAAGAGGACATTAAAAAAGCCAGGCTTAATTGCCTGGCTTTTTTTAGTGGAAGCATATATGCAGAGTTTGTTGGCAGAAGACTGATAAATTGGCGATTTAAACTGATAAAATTGTAATATGGACTGATAAATTTGCAATATAGACTGATAAAATGTGCAATATTATGTATCTGGTTAAAAGTAAATTTGAGGAGATATGAAATCAACCGGAATGGTTAGAAAAATTGATGAGTTATGGAGAATTGTAATCCCGGCTGAATGACGAAGAAATTTAGGAATTGAAGTTAAAGATCCCATCAGGATTTATACAAATAATGACGGTATGGCTTTGAAGAAGTATACTCAAAATTATGTATTTTGTATGAGCAATGAGAATATTCATCAAGATTGTTTTATGATTCTTGCGTTGAAGATTTAATTGGTTCCTCAATAACTAAATGAGTAGGTGCGGATAGTACCGTGTAACAGGAGATCTTAACTTAAAGGTCTCCTGTTTTTAATGCTATCTGTAGGTATTTAGAATTATTGTATGGTAATATTGTCCATTCTATTGTACTATTAATATGTTCTTAATAACGAATAAAGGAGAGGTAAATTTTGCGCAAAAAAGGTGTTTTTTCATTAGTGGCTGCAGGTCTATTAGCTTCATCATTGTCTGTAGGTGCTGTAAAGGCTGAAGGAAACGAGTACGAACTGTCAAAGAAGAGTATTGAAGGTCAAATTGAAAAACCACTTAATAAAGGCATCATTGATTCACGCACATTTAATCAGCTTGAAAAAGAAGTAAAAGGATCTCAATCCTACTTAACAAAAAGTTTGAATAAAATGGGAGTTATGAGCAGCGCCGCTGCCAGTGATGAAGAGTATTTGCTTGAAAAGGAATACAATGATACTTTTAATACCGCAAATTCCACATCGTATGATAAGCCAACAATAGGACAATTGCTTCCTTTATATGATGTAGATTTTCATAAAGTAGTCGTACCAGTGAATGGGATTTTACTAGTAGCTGGAGCCGCTAATTCATATGCGATTGATTTAGCATATGCTGCTGTGCAAAAAGATTTTGTTGAGAATGATAAATTAGTATATTTAGGTTCTGAATATGAAGATGGAGTTGAGTACCAGGCATACCAGGCTAAGGGTGGCACATACTACGTAGGCGTTTTCGACAATGATAACGATTACTATGATGATAATACAGAAGAAGACTTATATGCACTCGCAACTGCATTCGTAGACAATGTGGCTCCAAACAAGCCAACTGTTAACAAGGTAGACAATAATGACAAAGTTGTAACCGGCAAGGGTGAATCTGGTGCCACGATTACTGTTAAAAATGGAAATACAGTAGTTGGCTCTGCTAAAGCTGCATCTAATGGTAATTTCACAGTTAATATGGCCGTTCAAAAAGCTGGCACAAAATTGATAATCACAGCTAAGGATAAGGCAGGAAATGTGAGTGCAAGTGTGTCAGTAACTGTCGTAGATGTTGTTGCTCCAAGTAAACCAACTGTTAATAAAGTTGATAATAATGACAAAGTTGTAACCGGTAAGGCGGAAGTTAACTCTACAGTTACAGTTAAAAACGGAAATACAGTGCTAGGAACGGGAAAGACACCATCTAATGGTTCTTTTTCTGTTACTATACCTGTTCAAAGACCAGGTGCGAAATTAACGATTACTGCTAAAGATGGCGCAGGAAATGTAAGCTCAGCTGCATCCGTAACAGTTGGAGATGTTATTGCACCTAGTAAACCAACTGTTAACAAGGTAGATAATAATGACAAAGCTGTAACCGGCAAGGCAGAGTTTAACTCTACAATTACGGTAAAAAGCGGAAACACAGTGCTAGGAACGGGAAAGACACCATCTAGTGGTTCTTTTTCAGTTACTATACCTGTTCAAAAAGCAGGTGCGAAATTAACGATTACAGCTAAAGACGGCGCAGGAAATGTAAGCTCAGCTGCAACTATTGTAGTAGTAAAACATTAAAAAAAAATAGGGCATCTGATGGCACTTTACATCATTTCATAACAGCTAGAAAGCCATGAAGAATAAAAAAGAGCAGCCATTTGGCTGCTCTTTATTTTTCATCATCTATTTCACCATATCCGCCAATTTCAAAATCAGCTCGATAATCTACCATGACAGAATACTTTTTGTCTTTCTCATTTTTTACATATCCATTCACAAATGCAACTCCAACATCTTCTTTTGTTATCTGCACATCTGTAACAACAAAGTCTATGTCTTCTTCTACAAGCATATACTCGGAAGCAATATTCGAAGCTGTTTCTTCAATATATTTTTTATCCATTCCTGCCTCTTTGTTGCACCCGGCGATCAGTACTAAAGAAATAAAAAAACATGTTTTTATGTGATTTCTCATCGTTTTCGCCCCAAGGTATTGGAAAATTTTATAATGTGATTATATCATAGTGATGAGGTGAGACAATGGATACAGATAGAATAAGAGACGAATTGTATCATAGGTTGAGCCGGTTCGCATACAATGACAAGCACATCATTGAATTCAACTTAAGATTTGAAGATGGAAACCAACCAGAGCTGGAAAATCACTGGCGAAAACCAATTCTTGCTTAATGATGAAGACACTGGACTTTCAAAAAATAATCCGAATCATCAGAAATGGCTGGAAGACTAAATGCTATAATTAATGAAGGTGAATAAAGGGAGGGGGAATTCGCTGATAAATAAGACTAGAATTTTCATTATTTAATAGATTCGATATAGAAGTAAATCCCTGAGTTTTTGTCGATATGTGGCGTAGTACTACCATTTTCTGTATCTATAGTCGGATTTTGTTCTTTCGTGTACCCTGTATATGCGATAAATTTCTTGCCCGATTGGGTTTGAGTCTCAAGACTTATTTTGGTAGCTTTCTCTGGATGACTATTATACTTAACGAGAACACCTGCATCAGCTCTATACCATGCGTACTTTCCTTCATTCTTGCTTATACTTGAAACTTCAATTACTATTCCTTCTTTTGCTTTTCTCTTATAAAAAATAATAGTTTCTCCGTTCTCTTCTATTTCTCCAATTATGTCTTCCTGGCTTATTTCTTCTTCTTTTATGCCATGTTCAATTGAATCCTCTTTAGTTTTAAACCTTTTCAGTTGATTGCCTTCATCACTCGCTAACGCAGAACATCCAGTAAGTGCAAGCATGGCTATTACAAAAGTTAAAACAGCTTTCATTTTAAAACTCCCCCTTTAAGAAAAGATGTCATATATACATGATACAATTTGGTTGACAAAAATTACAGTATCCGGAAATTATTTTCTTACAGTACAAGTTTGCATTTAATAATGCAAAAAAAGAAGCTATATCTTTTTCTGATCTAAGCTCCTAAAGTGAGTATTAAAATCAAACGAAGCTGCATTTGACAAAAAAACACTGGTGTTTAAAATCGCAATCTCTTTGCGCGCTTTTCTGTAATTACATGCTTCCATCAGCGGCCCTGACTTTTCCGTTTTACTATCCTGGAGATGCAACTCAGCAAGTCTTTGATTTGCCATCTAAATAGACTGATCATGCTTTTCCTGCACATCCGCCCATTCATTTTAGGCTTCGACCACTGTAACATCAATGCAGGAGCTGACAGGTCTCCGATTCTCCCTCCGATCTCAACAACTTTTTGCTTCCACAACTTATTCAACCTGATTTCTGTCATTTTACTGTTAGCAGTCACAGACCCCAAAGTTTCAATTGCTCTGCATAATTAAAAAAACTTTTACAGAACTTAAAACAGCAGCTTTACATTTTTCACCTATGATGAAAGAGAATAATATGATGGAAAAAAGGGAAGTGAAGGTGATTCCATGTGGATTATTGTTTGTTCCATACTCGCCGTTTTATTAACTATCCTCGCTGTGTCCTGCTTTTTCAGCAGCATGATTACCGTTCCTAGAAAAGTGGCATACGAAAAAACGTATTTGCTTGGAGTAGAGAGCGGTGAAATCAATACTGATATTTTTGAAAGCGCTCAAAAAGAAGAGTGGTTTATCGACTCTTTTCATGGCTATCAAATTCACGGAATGTGGTTTCCTGTATCTGAGAGCAAAAAAGCCATCATTATCGCACATGGAATTACCTGGTCTCTGTTTGGGAGCTTCAAATATGTAGAAATGTTTCAAAAAAGGGGATATCACGTGCTCCTATGCGATCACCGTTTTCATGGTTTGAGCGGAGGAGATCACACATCTTTCGGTTATTATGAAAGTGATGACTTAAAAGCATGGGTGGACTGCCTTTATGAAAAACTGGGGAAAGATGCTTTTGTAGGGATTCTTGGGGAATCACTTGGAGCAGCTTCTGCCCTGCAATATGTAAAAAAAGATCCAAGAGTCGCGTTTTGCATCTCGGATTGTGCATTCAGCGATCTGACGGAATTGCTGAAAACAAGGCTCAGAATTGATTTTAAGGTTAAGTTTTACCCGCTGATTTCCTGGACCAGTCTTGTAACAAAGTTTCGCTACGGCTGGGGATTTGAAGAAATAAAGCCTGCCCGGGACCTTGAACATACGAAAACGCCGATTCTTTTTATTCATGGAAAAGAAGATCATTTTATCCCGATGAAAATGACGCTTGATATGTATCATTTGAAAAAGGGAATAAAGCAGCTGTATTTAGTTCCAAAAGCAGGGCATGCCCAGGCTTTTTTAACAGATCCTAAAGGATATGAGAGAAAAGTTCTGGAGTTTATTTCAACTATAGAAGAGTATAAAGAGAGTGCAGCGGAGATGATTTAAGGTTGAGCATGATCAGAAGGGTCTTTCAGCAATTTACTCCATAAAATAACCCCTTCTCGTTTTGAGAAGGGGCTTTTCTTCATTAGGTATTCCCTAACCGGCGTCTTTGAATGAAGTAAAAAATGCTTCCTGCAAGCAAAATGACTAAGCCTGTCAGGATGATGTTGAATGAGCTTGTTGCTGTGTGAGGAAGTCCGTTTCCTCCGCCATTGTGATTGCCTTTATCAGGGGTGTTTCCTTGTCCTGGGCTGCTGCCGCTGCCAGGATTGTTTCCATTCCCGGAACCATTGCCAGGATTACTTTTATCATCTGATTCCAAGACAGTAAACTCGCTGAAATGGCTTGTAGACCCATAAACAGCCCCGTCTTCATAAGCTCCATCCAGTTCTGTAAGTTTTTCTTTTTCACGGTCCACGTAGTAGACTCGAGGATTTTCAGCCTCTTCAACGAAGAAGGCAATCGCTACTTCCTCTTTGAATTTAGTCAGTGCTTGACCATCTTGAGTGAGCAAAAAGTCATATGTGTCTGTTAATGCATCGTCAATTTCTTCCGTTTTTGCAAATGAAATACTCGTTTCTTTTTCTTCAAGATTTGAAAGCGGAATATCAAGTCCGACAGCTTCATTATTGAAAGACAGACTGGAATCTTTCGCTTTTAATGCTGCGATTTGGCTGCTTGTGAACTTCAGTTCAACTGCATCAAATTCAGATGTTCCGAAAAGGTCAATCAGGACCTCATTTGTATGTTCAACATAAGGAATGAAAGTATCATCAAATGTAATCGTTGCTTTATTATCTTGAACATCAACTGAAGGTGTGAAATATTCCATAATGCGTCCTTCAATTTCTGGCTGAACGGATTTTTTTGCTTCAAGCTGCTCAAGGAATACTTCATAATCTACGAAGAAAAGATCTTCAGCATAAGAGGCTTCCTTAAAGACATCATATCCGTCACCGCCGGCACCCATAAATCCATTTGTTGCAATACGGTATGATTTTTCCAGCTCTATAGCAGAGAAGGTACCATCTTCATTCTCAACTTGAACATCCATTATTCTCTCTCCTGC
The window above is part of the Metabacillus dongyingensis genome. Proteins encoded here:
- a CDS encoding Ig-like domain-containing protein, with amino-acid sequence MRKKGVFSLVAAGLLASSLSVGAVKAEGNEYELSKKSIEGQIEKPLNKGIIDSRTFNQLEKEVKGSQSYLTKSLNKMGVMSSAAASDEEYLLEKEYNDTFNTANSTSYDKPTIGQLLPLYDVDFHKVVVPVNGILLVAGAANSYAIDLAYAAVQKDFVENDKLVYLGSEYEDGVEYQAYQAKGGTYYVGVFDNDNDYYDDNTEEDLYALATAFVDNVAPNKPTVNKVDNNDKVVTGKGESGATITVKNGNTVVGSAKAASNGNFTVNMAVQKAGTKLIITAKDKAGNVSASVSVTVVDVVAPSKPTVNKVDNNDKVVTGKAEVNSTVTVKNGNTVLGTGKTPSNGSFSVTIPVQRPGAKLTITAKDGAGNVSSAASVTVGDVIAPSKPTVNKVDNNDKAVTGKAEFNSTITVKSGNTVLGTGKTPSSGSFSVTIPVQKAGAKLTITAKDGAGNVSSAATIVVVKH
- a CDS encoding alpha/beta hydrolase, which encodes MWIIVCSILAVLLTILAVSCFFSSMITVPRKVAYEKTYLLGVESGEINTDIFESAQKEEWFIDSFHGYQIHGMWFPVSESKKAIIIAHGITWSLFGSFKYVEMFQKRGYHVLLCDHRFHGLSGGDHTSFGYYESDDLKAWVDCLYEKLGKDAFVGILGESLGAASALQYVKKDPRVAFCISDCAFSDLTELLKTRLRIDFKVKFYPLISWTSLVTKFRYGWGFEEIKPARDLEHTKTPILFIHGKEDHFIPMKMTLDMYHLKKGIKQLYLVPKAGHAQAFLTDPKGYERKVLEFISTIEEYKESAAEMI
- the treR gene encoding trehalose operon repressor, whose translation is MKTNNKYLAIFQELSDRIKQGLVKVNETLPSENELAVQYETSRETIRKALNLLAQNGYIQKVKGKGSIVLDVTKMSFPVSGLVSFKELSQNLGRTSQTTVEKFGLIKPGDFIMQQLNLGARDEVWEVVRSRKIDGENIILDKDYLNRRHIPFLTKEICEDSIYRYIEEELKLKISFAKKEIVVEECTEEDYQYLDLKNFQHIVVVKNHVYLEDTSLFQYTVSRHRLDKFRFVDFARRGH